The Erigeron canadensis isolate Cc75 chromosome 1, C_canadensis_v1, whole genome shotgun sequence genome segment gGGTGAGCAAAGACGGTGGTGAAGAAAGACACGGCAATGGTCGGATGTTGTTGGTGATGACCGAATCTGCATATGTGAAGGTAGATATAGATGTATGAAAGTATAAGTCTGTAAATATTATTAGAAATTTGATGatgaattttgttattaatgatATATCTTGAACCTGGTAAtgatgatcatatatatatatatacacattccTACCTAATTGAatcaaaagaataataatatgtattacGAGTTTAGATTATTACGGATTATTTCTTTTCACACTGAATAGACTTCTTGATTTGGGTATGGAATTTTGACTCTGAATATGTAATATATTTCTTGATTTGGGTATGGAAAATTGAAATGAATATGTAATGTAACATACcagtttatatgtatatcaatatatgtatagTATGAAAGGGTTTTTTGGCTATCGGGAAGAAAGGAAGTAAAAAAAGGACAAAAATGCCTCTCACGTGACCTGCACGTGGAGGGGATTTAACGGAGACAGGGATGAAGTCGCACCACGAggatgaaaaaaaatcaaaaactgaTAAAGGGATTAAAGACTCGTTTTTCAAACAACCACATGGACGAAATTTGCATTTAACCCAAAATATTATCTTTATAACGCATAAAGTCCATTCACTTTAGGTTACCAACATTAGTTACAACCAAATAATATGGTATATCATCACAAAACTACTAATTAGTAGTTACAAATAGACGTGGGCATTGGATTGGAACTGGTGGAACCGGTTTGGGTCAACAAAAAAGAATCAGTTTTGACCAGAATCGGAACCGGTTCGGAACTAGTTCTTGGACTTGAAAACCCGAACTAATGGAACTGAAAATATAGGTTCCGGATTGGTTCGGTTCCGAACCGGTTCCGGAATCGGTtcctaattattatttttatatttgtgtttttcagaTTTAACGGCCGTTAAAGGTCTTTTTTCCATCGTAAATCGATTTTGGGCCACATGATTGCTAATACACCGAGCCTTAAGACCTAAAATAcctttataatgataatatctggtgaattaacacaaaaaaactccaaattatttttaaaaaaaaaaaaacagttcgAAAAAATTGAAAACGGCCCATTATCAAATGCCTTTGAATTTTGAAGTGAGAGAAATGATAGAAGTCAGAACTGATGGCTTATGTTGGGTCTTGTGGGCTGTTAATTTCAACCAGCGATAAACGGCCCATTAAAATGGGCTTCGGTTTATACATAGCCCATGAATAACTATCTGTAAAAtacaataatctagttaaacCCCTATACTTCTAATTGTTGTCAAAATATACCTCATGCTTCATCACTTCTACTTTTATTAACCATCTTTTGAAGAAGTCAAGAAGTACCATTTTTCCCTCCTCTAAAAACATGTTTCTCGTATAATTGCCACCATACTCTCCAACACCATAATCCGTCAATACGCATCTCGCCAGTAATCGGAAAACCCCTCTTCCATTATTAAACAACCCACAACACCACTTTAAACTATACTTGTTTACTTTATAAATTTGCACCCCAACTGTTCGATGGAATGCCACAATGAGAGTTAAGTAGTGTAGTGAGTTAATTTCCATAAAATGATACTAAATAGACTTGTACATAACCAGATTCATGTTCCAAATCCTCTCAGAATCAAGAAAGTAACTAGCTTTATTCATATAGATACGATATTGAATAACTCGTTAAGTGAAGCACAATTAGACCCTCAATCTTCGGACTGGTGTGAAAGAGCTTTCCCGAAATTAATTAAGTTGACCCATTTGCTAAAGGGTTTGGATTTAATCAGTGGAAGATTGATTAGTGTTAATGATAAACGTGTTTTGAATGACGAGTTTCTTATGCAATGTATGCATGATTTTAAGTCTATTAGTACAGCCTTTATTGGGTACCATTGCTTGCAGGATGCAGTATCGACAACGGGTATTATTACACCTAGTCTTTGTGTTAACAAGCCGATTTATAAAGAACCTTTTTCTATGAATTCTCTTAAGAAAGTATGTGATATTTTAGTTGTATCTGCTCAACAGAGAAAGTTAGTGCGGCTTGCAGTATGCCCACAAGTCACACAATATCAGATATGGACGGGTGCCCTTATGGAAATATTGAACCAACTAAAATATGAAATGAGTGTTAATGATTATGCGCGTAGTACTAAAGGTGATAACATGGCTCAACAAATAGTGGTTAATTGTCTTAGGTTCTTGGATGACTTCGAGTCCTATGATCCTGATGCAACTTCATGGATGCGGATTGCACCTAAGAAGGGTGCAGAGTCACCACCTTCAGCTAAATGGGCAGATTTGCTTGAAATGTTTGATGATTTAATTACCTGTTTAAAGAATGATCACAAGTTTCATTTTTATCTCATAAAGCTTGAAATCATGAAAGAAGGGTTGGCGCAGATTAAAGATGTTTTGGTAGATAAAAATATTGGATACAAAGATGCTCGACACCAACAAAGTTTAGTTCAAAAGAAATTGACTAAATCATTGGGTCATTCATCTCGATGTTTGTTCACGCTTCTGTCGTATTATCTGTATGGTACTATTCAAGATATTGAGTTTGACATTTGCTGTTGGTTTTCCGAGGATATTGGCGGGAATAAGTTTTATGTGTGTGTTGGGAAGATTTTGACATCCGATGGAGATAAAATGATAAGGCGTGCAGTCAAGCAGTTGTATAGGGCCATTGGTGTTATTAAGTTTGTGTATGAAATTGCGGAAATGAAAGAGGTTTTGGAACTTCAAGGTCATATATGGTGCATAGGGTCGGAGAGCAGATCAATTGCATATAGAGGGCATAAGTTTTTCATTCATGAAATTAGTCTCTGATAAATGATATAGCCGAAGACATTAGATCAAAGTGAATTCTTCATTAAGGTAATTATTTACTCAAAGAATATGTTATACTTGAAGCTCTTATTATATGTACTATATAGCTATATGTTAAgaaatattatatgttaaaaGGCATACCCTTTTTTTTGTCCTACCATTTACTGAACCAGGCAATTCCTTTGATAAAAGATACAGTTTGGTCCTACCTTAGAATTCCACTATGTGTACTTGCCTTAGTTGCTTTTGAAGAGCTTAGCTTGGCTTTTGTCATATTTATCGTTACAAGTCGGATTGCATGAAACTATAAAAGACAAACTTGAGCACTAATCATGTTTTAAGTACATGTTAATGCATGTAATAGGTAAGATACTGATTTTACGCACATAAAATGCTGAATAGTTAGTCGATTAAATCATTCATATGACCAGGTTGACTACTAATTACCATTATCTAATGCTGAGTTTTTACATATAGAGATGGTTACACTGCAACTTGTTCTGTATTATGATAGTAGCATGACAATTATTTCTTTGATATGCAGACCATTATCAAGCATTCAAATTGAAATTAGTATACTTGATGGAGATGATATCGTTGCTAGAAGTACTACTAAGAGTAATTAGATTAGAAATCTTTACTTTCCCATCACTTGGGTATGGTATTTTTAAGAGAAACAACTTGAAGAAGAACAAAATTGTAGTGACTGAATATTATGTAAGACAAAACTATTACTGCTTCCATGTAACAATTATTCATAAGTGAGGGGTCTTCAGAGTCACTAATTTCACTTGACATCAAGTAATTCTTAGTTGTATGTATTATTAATGATGGCCACTTATATATCGGTAAGTAGTAAAATGTTATAGTTCTAATTGCCAGGTTCCCCTGTTTTACAGTGATGCATATACAATGATAGATATAGTCCTTGAGCAAAATTGAAACTAGTGCAAAGGCCTTTTTCCAATTACTTTCTTCCTGTAGGAACTCGGGAAGTGAACTTTGAAAACTATCAATGCTTAgcttttctttatcttttatgcAATGTAGATTCCACATTATTACTACTTTACCTTTGTTATCATTTTATGCTTCAGTACTTCCTTTAATAAAAATTCACCCCCCATAAAGCAACTAATGGCAATGAATGGACCATCAGTTCTTGAATTATCACCATTTCAAATCATGATTAAAGTTGCTCTGGTTCTTCTTTTAGAGCAAAAGCTTGTGTTGTAGTCCTTTGATgacttatatgattatactcATGAACGAAATGGTATATCAAAGCTTTTACTGCCAGAGATTGCAACTTTCTACTTGATTATGTACAATTGCAATGGAATAGTAACCTTTGAGTGAAAAACATTATTTAGATACCTTGTATATAGTCTAGCCCCCCTGCTTTGGTAGGATTGAGTTTCGCTGTTAATATAATTTTCAGGACTAATTAAGTTATCCTATAGAGTATAGATTGCAAGCCTGCGAGGGCGAGATAAGTTTAGCGAAAATAATCTTATCATAATGGCAATCGATCATCCCAACTGTCGAAATCAAGAATCCATCTCATAGTTTGCAGGATTATGAAGGTGAAGATATGAGATCTTTGTTTGGGAAAAAGAATATTGTTATGGCAATTTGCACCCAAGTTAAGTTGATAATGACATATGAGTGCTTGACCAAGtagtattttaaggtaaaacATAAagcttcttttttaataaattgtaATGATAAGAATCTTGGCAAAAGCTAAACAATAATGTGTAGCAGGAgactaattaataaaaatgcGAGTCTTAGCTTTTTGACCAGAATCGTAGATTTCTAGGCGATAAATAAAGATGTTAAGCTCAAAAGCTTTGGAATCCAATGCTGTCATGGTGATTTTGCTAGCCAgccattttcttttcttgatgTTTTCAGAAAGTTAAtgtagcttgttttttttttcctttcaaaatatatatatatttgcaatgATCAAGCTAATTAATAAACTGAAATTATGACTAGTATCAGGTTTCAACCCCCAACCTCAATGCTTACTAAGTACAACTGATACCGCAAGCACGTTAGTGTGGcttgtttttaattatgattaaGTGAAATATTAACCTGTCATGTGGTAATTCCAATCACGGGTGTCAATATTCTTGAATGGAATTACACTTGTGTAACAGTTTAAGTAATAGCGAAAAATGAAGAACACAAGGAAAACATAATACTAGAGTACTGAATTCCCATCCCCAAACAACATGATTTCAAGGAAGAACCTCACGAAATGAGGGATCAATCAGCCTTAAATTAAACATGAGTTCGATCTAGAGatcaaattaaccataaaaCTTACCTAATTAAGCTACCTAACAGAGCGAACGACCATTACTAttgaaataaaagtaaataaaaaaggaaacaataaaaaaaaaaggaaataaaatcaaaagataggaTTGCATATGATTTGGGGCAAAAAGGGGTCAGTTTAGAATATCCTATCAACTGGTTgctctcttcttttcttttcttgattCTGTCTGATCAATCACTCATTATCTCTCTCTTCCTCTTATCTCAAATTCTTGGTACCTGAAAGTTGCACCATATGAACATTATAACGACGGTGTAATAGCAAGCTATTTAGTTTGGTCGTCAGATAGTTAATATCGACGAGAAATTGAGTCAATACAGGCCCTTAATTAATAATTACCTGGAACTGGAAATGCGACAA includes the following:
- the LOC122585883 gene encoding uncharacterized protein LOC122585883 — protein: MILNRLVHNQIHVPNPLRIKKVTSFIHIDTILNNSLSEAQLDPQSSDWCERAFPKLIKLTHLLKGLDLISGRLISVNDKRVLNDEFLMQCMHDFKSISTAFIGYHCLQDAVSTTGIITPSLCVNKPIYKEPFSMNSLKKVCDILVVSAQQRKLVRLAVCPQVTQYQIWTGALMEILNQLKYEMSVNDYARSTKGDNMAQQIVVNCLRFLDDFESYDPDATSWMRIAPKKGAESPPSAKWADLLEMFDDLITCLKNDHKFHFYLIKLEIMKEGLAQIKDVLVDKNIGYKDARHQQSLVQKKLTKSLGHSSRCLFTLLSYYLYGTIQDIEFDICCWFSEDIGGNKFYVCVGKILTSDGDKMIRRAVKQLYRAIGVIKFVYEIAEMKEVLELQGHIWCIGSESRSIAYRGHKFFIHEISL